From a single Halorussus halophilus genomic region:
- a CDS encoding amino acid kinase family protein, with product MDLLDSFGALVSADPHTHPDAEPFDELRASQLITLILDMDSTAGSSVPIDLLAAKMIQRAHCDTVVIDGTDPECILTAVQTGEFEGTRIISDGDDDTPPAEP from the coding sequence ATGGATCTGCTCGATTCGTTCGGGGCGTTAGTTAGCGCGGACCCTCACACTCACCCAGACGCAGAGCCATTCGACGAGTTACGTGCGAGCCAGCTCATTACCCTCATCCTCGATATGGACAGTACTGCCGGGAGCAGTGTGCCGATCGACCTTCTTGCCGCGAAGATGATTCAACGTGCACACTGCGACACAGTGGTTATCGATGGAACGGATCCAGAGTGCATTCTCACCGCTGTCCAAACCGGCGAATTCGAGGGGACGAGAATCATCTCGGATGGCGACGATGACACGCCACCGGCTGAACCATGA
- a CDS encoding DUF7342 family protein, producing the protein MDLTDTPDDVRDPNEEPPDFTDWDAPEAVLKGGPIRERLLSVILQLRTPTKVADIADQADCDTETARDYLKWFTSMGMTREIPGRPVRYERNESYLQWRRIEQIREQYSETEIVEELTATMEELEAYRARFDADNPDEVSLVDETGESSVEELWDAVSEWKTLEERAELLDTARQNGHPSSGGARVDA; encoded by the coding sequence ATGGACTTGACTGACACTCCCGACGATGTTCGAGATCCGAACGAGGAACCACCAGACTTCACCGACTGGGACGCACCCGAAGCAGTTCTGAAGGGTGGGCCAATACGAGAACGACTCCTCAGTGTTATCCTGCAACTCCGCACTCCAACCAAGGTCGCCGACATCGCGGACCAAGCAGACTGCGATACCGAGACCGCTCGAGACTACCTCAAATGGTTCACCTCAATGGGGATGACGCGCGAGATTCCGGGGCGGCCTGTAAGATACGAGCGCAATGAGTCGTATCTGCAGTGGCGCAGAATCGAGCAGATTCGAGAGCAGTATTCAGAGACCGAAATCGTCGAAGAACTCACAGCGACGATGGAGGAACTCGAAGCGTATCGAGCGCGATTCGATGCCGACAATCCGGACGAGGTATCGCTCGTGGATGAGACCGGAGAGTCGTCGGTCGAGGAGCTGTGGGACGCCGTGAGTGAGTGGAAAACGCTTGAAGAGCGCGCCGAACTGTTAGATACCGCCCGCCAAAACGGTCATCCATCGAGTGGTGGTGCCAGAGTCGATGCCTGA
- a CDS encoding MarR family transcriptional regulator: MSTDLGTTDGTESRELVHFVTQQTRFALINNILQHPKQLPSMYELEELNPSVSEATVYKHIQKLIDAGIVEEVSLDDDERRQGYPWKFYGLTEDGRDFLEAHNLLAAEETLQQIYETISDKSEKMVKYENAPRPTLS; the protein is encoded by the coding sequence ATGAGCACAGACCTCGGAACTACCGACGGGACCGAATCCCGCGAACTCGTTCACTTCGTCACCCAACAGACACGGTTCGCGCTCATCAACAATATCCTCCAGCATCCCAAGCAACTCCCCTCGATGTACGAACTCGAGGAACTCAATCCGAGCGTCAGCGAAGCCACCGTCTACAAGCACATTCAGAAGTTAATCGACGCCGGTATCGTCGAAGAGGTCTCCCTCGATGACGATGAGCGCCGTCAGGGGTACCCCTGGAAGTTCTACGGACTCACCGAGGACGGACGAGACTTCCTCGAAGCGCATAATCTCCTTGCAGCAGAGGAGACGCTCCAACAGATCTACGAGACGATTTCCGACAAGTCCGAGAAGATGGTCAAATACGAGAACGCCCCACGCCCCACCCTCTCGTAG
- a CDS encoding CBS domain-containing protein, producing the protein MDISEILSTKFTEFDIGTPLSKVAGAFENQELDAVVVTDGDEYRGVVSRRQLASSSNQPSAKVGSQVQHVPTVERTEDVREVARLMIGSDAKTLPVLDDDRPVGVVTGDAVLEAVRPFLDAATVDDAYTAELISATPETTIGKSLNMLREAGIAHLPVVDGDDLAGMLSLYDVIEFTTRGGSKSQGGSPGSFGGRGRSGSSHGGFGAREGDADRLLDLPVRNLMSDTVATVERSAPLDKVVETMFEQGISSLVVTADDFSEPVGIITKTDVIEALTWERDDRNAVQVFGLDLLEGIDYDEVSALIENMTSKYGEMSVIKASIELQEHKEQSRGVPLVLARIRLVTDRGYFTADGEGYGASHALRLAANAVERQLLKGKTYGQSKKHPDSDEQEQLYGWWLGGK; encoded by the coding sequence ATGGATATCTCCGAGATCCTCTCCACAAAGTTCACCGAGTTCGATATTGGGACGCCGCTCTCGAAGGTCGCCGGCGCATTCGAGAATCAAGAACTCGATGCCGTCGTCGTAACGGACGGCGACGAATATCGCGGCGTCGTTAGTCGCCGACAGCTAGCGTCCTCGTCCAACCAGCCGTCTGCGAAGGTCGGCTCACAGGTACAGCACGTCCCGACTGTCGAACGTACCGAGGACGTCCGCGAGGTCGCGCGGCTCATGATCGGCAGCGATGCCAAAACGCTTCCCGTACTGGATGACGACCGTCCCGTCGGAGTGGTGACCGGCGATGCCGTTCTCGAGGCCGTCCGCCCGTTTCTCGACGCGGCGACCGTCGACGACGCCTACACGGCGGAGTTGATCAGTGCGACCCCTGAGACCACGATCGGGAAATCACTCAATATGCTTCGAGAAGCCGGCATCGCTCATCTCCCCGTCGTCGACGGGGACGACCTCGCGGGAATGTTGAGCCTGTACGACGTTATCGAGTTTACCACGCGGGGCGGGAGCAAGAGCCAGGGTGGTTCGCCGGGGAGTTTCGGTGGCCGCGGACGCTCTGGGAGCAGCCACGGTGGATTCGGTGCCCGCGAAGGCGACGCCGACCGCCTGCTCGATCTGCCGGTGCGAAATCTGATGTCCGACACAGTCGCGACGGTCGAACGGAGCGCCCCGCTCGACAAGGTCGTCGAAACGATGTTCGAGCAGGGGATCTCCTCGCTCGTCGTCACAGCCGACGACTTCAGTGAGCCGGTCGGTATCATCACGAAGACGGACGTCATTGAGGCGCTTACTTGGGAACGCGACGACCGGAACGCCGTGCAAGTGTTCGGACTCGACTTGCTAGAAGGGATCGACTACGACGAGGTCTCCGCGCTGATAGAGAACATGACCTCGAAGTACGGTGAGATGAGCGTCATCAAGGCCAGTATCGAACTACAGGAGCATAAAGAACAGAGTCGGGGCGTACCACTCGTGCTGGCGCGGATTCGACTAGTCACCGACCGTGGCTACTTCACGGCCGATGGGGAGGGGTACGGTGCCTCCCACGCGCTTCGTCTTGCCGCGAACGCGGTCGAACGCCAACTCCTCAAGGGGAAGACCTACGGCCAGTCGAAGAAGCATCCCGACAGTGACGAGCAGGAACAGCTCTACGGCTGGTGGCTCGGGGGAAAATAG
- a CDS encoding universal stress protein codes for MHETGFLVPIRYPLQEGSVRTLKRAIELADEYENAHLYILYVNLLHKGVHVERDDLVRAVKQEFDSLPNASYHVRNAFLLEEAILYEAIQQDVDYVVIGKDTRARWRQILSDRLDIDTDLEVFLQRHLNTKLVVV; via the coding sequence ATGCACGAGACTGGATTCTTGGTCCCTATTCGATATCCACTTCAAGAGGGGAGCGTCCGAACCCTGAAACGAGCGATTGAACTCGCTGATGAATATGAAAACGCTCACCTGTATATCCTCTATGTGAATCTCCTCCACAAAGGTGTACACGTTGAGCGAGATGACCTTGTTCGCGCAGTCAAGCAGGAGTTCGACTCACTCCCGAACGCGAGCTATCACGTCCGAAATGCGTTCTTGCTCGAAGAGGCCATCCTTTACGAGGCCATTCAGCAAGATGTAGACTACGTCGTCATCGGAAAGGACACCAGAGCACGGTGGCGTCAGATACTCTCCGACCGCCTCGACATTGACACAGATCTCGAGGTGTTCTTGCAGCGCCATCTGAACACGAAACTGGTAGTCGTGTAG
- a CDS encoding HVO_A0114 family putative DNA-binding protein, protein MTTLHITVGDRTDLQEDTLQFIQDAETGIQAGQEDRAVLQFGTYDDLVESLTPLRLELIKTIAEEQPTSMRAAARLVERDISDVHSDLKRLEVLGILDLEEGGADGAVQPVVPFDKIEMHIDYPLIDDLDTDSAPASAD, encoded by the coding sequence ATGACTACACTACACATCACTGTCGGCGACCGAACAGACCTCCAAGAGGATACCCTTCAGTTCATTCAGGACGCCGAAACTGGTATTCAAGCTGGACAGGAAGACCGGGCGGTGCTTCAGTTTGGGACCTACGACGACCTCGTGGAGAGTCTCACTCCACTCCGTCTCGAATTAATCAAGACTATCGCGGAAGAACAGCCTACGAGTATGCGTGCGGCCGCTCGACTTGTCGAGCGAGACATCTCTGACGTTCACTCGGATTTGAAGCGATTGGAGGTACTTGGGATACTTGACCTCGAAGAAGGTGGTGCTGACGGTGCTGTCCAGCCTGTCGTTCCATTCGATAAGATCGAGATGCATATCGACTACCCACTCATCGACGACCTCGATACGGATAGCGCCCCTGCGAGCGCGGACTGA
- the tnpA gene encoding IS200/IS605 family transposase, producing the protein MKTTRHATYDLNYHIVWIPKYRQSVLVGDVATRVRDIIHEIADEKDLEIIDLTVQPNHIHLFVSSPPKHAPSLLANWFKGISSRKYNHRYADHDGEKIKWARGYYAGTAGHVSSETVEKYIQRHEADEQ; encoded by the coding sequence ATGAAGACCACACGGCACGCAACGTACGACCTTAATTACCACATAGTGTGGATACCGAAGTACCGCCAGTCGGTACTCGTCGGTGACGTTGCAACCCGTGTGCGGGACATTATCCACGAGATAGCCGACGAGAAGGACTTGGAGATTATCGACCTCACCGTCCAACCCAACCACATCCACCTGTTCGTCAGTAGTCCACCCAAACACGCTCCGTCACTTCTCGCCAACTGGTTCAAAGGCATCAGTTCGCGGAAATACAATCACCGCTACGCCGACCACGACGGCGAGAAAATCAAGTGGGCGCGGGGCTACTACGCAGGGACAGCAGGACACGTTTCGAGTGAAACTGTCGAGAAGTACATCCAGCGTCACGAGGCGGATGAACAGTGA
- a CDS encoding magnesium transporter, with amino-acid sequence MQELTIDVQQQIAASETPGAEFQALPWTRQRVLFFQLPESIQRDVLDDMDRQEVRRFVRRLDPDDAADAIGLLDGDTQEAVLGQLDTDRRERIEFLLKFSPDSAAGMMDLGYVTVDKDQGFEEVARLVRRHEARTGRFPTVLVTDGDEVLGELPGHTLALAGHGPTVITEYLRPAPTVRYEQPDSEVIEVFRANPQNKIVVLDEDDSILGVIYADDLLQAIEEAAGQTLYEFTGVDEQESVLDGALEKVRRRYKWLIINLGTAFLAAATVGLFEDTIAALTLLAIYMPVVAGMGGNAGTQSMAVTVRGIALEQISLRTGRRAIGNEVLAGGANGVITGSIVTAIATLFNQSPLLGVVIGIAMVLNLVIAGFFGALVPLVLDRLGYDPATSATIFITTATDVLGFFIFLGLAQVVLL; translated from the coding sequence ATGCAAGAACTCACGATCGATGTCCAACAGCAGATCGCTGCCTCGGAGACACCAGGTGCGGAGTTCCAGGCACTACCGTGGACACGACAACGAGTCCTATTCTTCCAGCTCCCAGAGTCGATCCAGCGAGACGTACTCGACGACATGGATCGCCAAGAAGTACGGCGATTCGTCCGCCGTCTCGATCCCGACGATGCGGCCGACGCGATCGGATTGCTCGACGGGGACACTCAAGAGGCAGTGCTCGGTCAGCTCGATACCGACCGACGAGAGCGGATCGAGTTCCTCCTGAAGTTCAGTCCGGACAGCGCCGCCGGTATGATGGATCTCGGCTACGTCACCGTCGACAAGGACCAGGGATTCGAAGAGGTGGCACGGCTCGTCCGCCGCCACGAGGCCCGAACAGGGCGCTTCCCGACCGTCTTGGTCACCGATGGCGACGAGGTGTTGGGGGAGTTACCCGGTCATACCCTGGCCCTAGCTGGCCACGGACCGACGGTCATCACCGAGTATCTTCGCCCCGCTCCCACGGTTCGATACGAACAACCCGACTCGGAGGTCATAGAAGTGTTCAGGGCCAACCCGCAGAATAAAATCGTCGTCCTCGACGAAGACGACAGCATTCTCGGAGTCATCTACGCGGACGACCTCTTGCAGGCTATCGAGGAAGCGGCCGGTCAGACGCTCTATGAGTTCACTGGTGTCGACGAGCAGGAGAGCGTTCTCGATGGCGCCCTCGAGAAGGTTCGCCGACGGTACAAGTGGCTCATCATCAACCTCGGGACCGCCTTTCTCGCTGCGGCGACTGTCGGGTTATTCGAAGACACAATCGCGGCGTTGACGCTGCTGGCGATCTACATGCCGGTCGTCGCCGGGATGGGTGGGAATGCCGGCACGCAGTCGATGGCCGTGACGGTCCGTGGAATCGCGCTAGAGCAGATCTCGCTTCGAACAGGGAGACGCGCCATCGGTAACGAGGTGCTTGCTGGGGGTGCAAACGGCGTCATCACCGGTAGTATCGTGACCGCCATCGCCACCCTGTTCAACCAGAGTCCCTTGTTAGGGGTGGTCATCGGCATCGCGATGGTCTTGAATCTCGTCATCGCCGGATTCTTCGGCGCGCTCGTTCCGCTCGTACTGGATCGACTCGGGTACGATCCGGCAACGTCGGCGACTATCTTCATTACGACCGCGACTGACGTCCTCGGATTCTTCATATTCCTCGGACTGGCGCAGGTCGTACTCCTCTGA
- a CDS encoding DUF5789 family protein has translation MADNKSGRDKQARDAERRQQEREVATELERGDETEPPVEAAELGDLEAELETIDFPATGAEIVATVGDSAIESIDGTYTIEDLVPATEAETFDSPAAVRVQVQRPTIAAAMKRVVEASETLGNTEFSWTQRKAYELTFQELESIDADDDDEGITAISDWIVDQIHEKEKLPSSRAVRRQAAKFCRANGYQVRVDEWLGI, from the coding sequence ATGGCAGATAATAAGAGCGGGCGAGACAAGCAAGCGCGAGACGCAGAGAGACGCCAACAAGAGCGTGAGGTCGCCACTGAACTGGAGCGGGGAGACGAAACAGAGCCACCGGTCGAGGCGGCGGAACTCGGTGATCTCGAGGCGGAACTCGAAACAATAGATTTCCCGGCGACGGGGGCTGAGATCGTCGCGACGGTCGGTGACAGCGCGATCGAATCGATCGATGGGACCTACACGATCGAGGATCTCGTCCCAGCAACGGAGGCCGAGACGTTCGACTCCCCGGCTGCCGTGCGAGTGCAGGTACAGCGGCCGACAATTGCTGCGGCGATGAAACGAGTCGTCGAAGCCAGTGAGACGCTGGGAAATACGGAGTTCAGTTGGACACAGCGCAAAGCCTACGAGCTGACGTTCCAGGAACTCGAATCGATCGACGCCGATGACGACGACGAAGGGATCACAGCTATCAGCGACTGGATCGTCGACCAAATCCACGAGAAAGAGAAGCTTCCCTCGTCCCGAGCTGTGCGCCGACAGGCGGCGAAGTTCTGTCGGGCGAACGGCTATCAGGTCAGGGTCGACGAGTGGCTCGGCATCTAG
- a CDS encoding DUF5789 family protein produces MPDDKRSRDDNTDDEQRQQPEREVEEVRDRAREDRAMSGDLGGRLGDLDDVLDAHSYPTSTNELVEAYGDYEIETQGGTESLEEVLAPTNDQTYDSADDVRSRILGLIHR; encoded by the coding sequence ATGCCAGACGACAAGCGGAGTCGAGACGATAACACAGACGACGAACAGCGACAACAGCCGGAGCGAGAGGTAGAAGAGGTGCGTGACCGCGCCCGTGAAGACCGGGCGATGAGCGGTGACCTTGGCGGAAGGCTTGGTGACCTCGATGATGTACTCGACGCCCACAGCTACCCAACCTCGACAAACGAGCTGGTCGAGGCCTATGGCGACTACGAAATCGAGACACAGGGCGGAACGGAGTCCCTCGAAGAAGTGCTTGCTCCAACCAACGATCAAACGTACGACTCCGCCGATGATGTTCGAAGTCGAATACTGGGACTGATACATCGATAA
- a CDS encoding DUF7539 family protein produces MAEFPDERQLVLRARSQLDQWTKSSRMEAYAELFEGDDSLLSPEEVQLLDALDSELEREGGDGVWGTDQYGIHTAGTSSSDTSLGVVCVYHPQITKDSVLRGADDLDDETEERLNAALWQYSERVATLIEEQLHEFTRQTQS; encoded by the coding sequence ATGGCCGAGTTTCCAGACGAACGACAGCTCGTTCTTCGGGCGCGTTCCCAGTTGGACCAGTGGACGAAAAGTTCCCGGATGGAGGCGTACGCTGAATTGTTCGAAGGTGACGATTCCCTACTGTCCCCTGAAGAGGTGCAATTGCTCGATGCGCTCGACTCCGAACTGGAGCGAGAGGGCGGCGATGGTGTCTGGGGAACCGATCAGTACGGGATTCACACGGCGGGGACCTCGAGTTCGGATACCTCACTCGGCGTCGTCTGTGTGTACCACCCACAGATCACCAAAGACTCCGTTCTTCGTGGAGCAGACGACCTCGACGACGAGACCGAAGAGCGACTCAACGCAGCACTCTGGCAATACAGCGAGCGCGTCGCGACACTCATCGAAGAGCAACTCCACGAGTTCACCCGTCAAACGCAGAGTTAG
- a CDS encoding RNA-guided endonuclease InsQ/TnpB family protein, which translates to MTELTETLELKLVEPNAHKHRKLCETKQAYQAALEAAFNANCTSQSAANDVVVNYDLSGYAKNALKKYVPQLCGGSYDAKELHDDHPVRFTNEGPKLDHKPQNAIEWYVKIPHHDDYNLWLPAQPNPEQREWLEALHAGDAKMGECRLFDRDGEWYFHIVATRNVEERETSSAETPIGVDIGEASLITVCHRDERGSPTAPNLWNDEGKRVRQLRETYFTATRRLQQRGSERIAESYGDKLWRHIDHILHSVTSEVVAYANQFENPVLVLEDLTHIRENMDYGAFMNRRLHGWGFAKMHAQVCYKAAEKGIRVETVNPAYTSKTCHCCGEQGYRPKQATFKCSNSACWVSEYQADVNAALNIADRYLGGESHSREHTNGDDSAEEGGRLTVPQDSQADADTQQETLGTYAS; encoded by the coding sequence GTGACAGAACTCACCGAGACGCTGGAACTGAAGCTTGTGGAACCGAACGCCCACAAGCATCGGAAACTCTGTGAGACGAAGCAAGCGTACCAAGCCGCTCTTGAAGCCGCGTTCAACGCCAACTGTACCTCACAGTCGGCGGCCAACGACGTGGTGGTCAACTACGACTTGAGCGGGTACGCGAAGAACGCGCTCAAAAAGTACGTCCCGCAACTGTGTGGTGGAAGCTACGACGCCAAAGAGCTTCACGACGACCACCCTGTCCGCTTCACGAACGAAGGGCCGAAGCTCGACCACAAGCCACAGAACGCCATCGAGTGGTACGTCAAAATCCCGCATCACGACGACTACAACCTCTGGTTGCCAGCCCAACCGAATCCCGAACAACGGGAGTGGCTGGAAGCGTTGCACGCGGGAGACGCGAAGATGGGCGAATGTCGGTTGTTCGACCGGGACGGTGAGTGGTACTTCCACATCGTCGCCACGCGAAACGTAGAGGAGCGAGAAACCAGTTCGGCGGAGACGCCGATTGGGGTAGACATCGGGGAAGCCTCTTTGATAACGGTGTGTCACCGTGACGAGCGCGGCTCCCCGACTGCACCCAACCTCTGGAACGACGAAGGCAAGCGAGTCCGACAACTCCGTGAGACGTATTTCACGGCGACTCGACGCCTTCAGCAACGCGGAAGCGAACGTATCGCTGAATCCTACGGCGACAAGTTGTGGCGACACATCGACCACATCCTCCATTCGGTCACGTCGGAGGTCGTCGCCTACGCCAACCAATTTGAGAACCCCGTGTTGGTTCTGGAAGACTTGACGCACATCCGTGAGAACATGGACTACGGCGCGTTCATGAACCGACGGCTTCACGGATGGGGGTTCGCCAAGATGCACGCTCAGGTTTGTTACAAGGCGGCTGAGAAGGGGATTCGTGTGGAGACGGTGAATCCCGCGTACACCTCGAAGACGTGCCACTGTTGTGGAGAACAGGGCTACCGTCCGAAGCAGGCGACGTTCAAGTGTTCCAACTCGGCGTGTTGGGTTTCGGAGTACCAAGCAGACGTTAATGCCGCGCTCAATATTGCAGACCGCTACCTCGGCGGAGAGAGCCATTCAAGAGAACACACGAATGGCGATGACTCGGCTGAGGAAGGGGGACGTTTGACCGTCCCACAAGATAGCCAAGCCGATGCTGACACCCAGCAAGAGACGCTTGGAACGTATGCGTCTTGA
- a CDS encoding CDC48 family AAA ATPase: MKLIVKPLDRQSAGKGIAAIDREAMSELGIESGDFVRIDGDSGTAIVRVRPGQTGERQRGVLGIDGQTRKAIGARLDRLVSVGAADVEPAATLSVALPEGLQIRGNLSSYLREKLANRAVQAGQTIPLSLGLGAAMGRSNRRIPIRVVGTDPEGTVVVTGSTDVEVVDRSTEAVDAAGDVESSAAELPGVTYEDVGGLDDELDQVREMIELPMTHPELFQALGIEPPQGVLLHGPPGTGKTLIAKAVANEIDANFSTISGPEIMSKYHGESEERLREVFEEAAENEPAIIFIDEIDSIAPKRDDTQGEVERRVVAQLLSLMDGLEERGQVTVIGTTNRVDSIDNALRRGGRFDREIEIGAPDTQGRKEVLQIHTREMPIAEDIDLNTYADNTHGFVGADLESLVRESAMNALRRVRPDLDLEGDEISAETLETLEVTEGDFRSALREIDPSALREVFVEKPDVTWDDVGGLAETKERLQEAIEWPLAYPDAYKQVDLQSTKGILLHGPPGTGKTLLAKAVANEAQSNFISVKGPELFDKYVGESEKGVREIFEKARSNAPTVIFFDEIDAIASKRGSGGGDNQVGERVVSQLLTELDGLEELEDVVVVAATNRPDLIDDALTRAGRIERKIAVEVPDEATRREILTIHTRKRPLADDVDLDQLAADMDGLVGADVAALCRGAATAAVREHVRSQSGDEPTAVEDIVLTQAHFDAALAELTDES, encoded by the coding sequence ATGAAATTGATTGTGAAGCCACTCGACAGGCAGAGTGCAGGCAAGGGTATCGCAGCGATAGACCGCGAGGCGATGTCGGAACTCGGCATCGAAAGCGGTGATTTCGTCCGTATAGACGGCGACAGCGGCACTGCAATCGTCCGTGTCCGACCGGGACAGACCGGCGAGCGACAGCGCGGGGTCCTCGGTATCGACGGGCAGACGCGGAAGGCTATCGGCGCACGCCTCGACCGGCTCGTCTCGGTCGGGGCCGCCGACGTGGAACCAGCGGCGACGCTGTCGGTTGCGCTCCCCGAGGGTCTCCAGATTCGAGGGAACCTCTCCTCGTATCTCCGCGAGAAGCTCGCCAACCGGGCCGTGCAGGCGGGCCAGACCATCCCGCTCTCGCTCGGACTCGGCGCGGCGATGGGGCGCTCGAACCGCCGGATTCCGATACGCGTCGTCGGTACCGACCCCGAGGGAACAGTCGTCGTCACGGGGTCGACCGACGTCGAGGTCGTCGACCGATCTACCGAGGCCGTCGACGCGGCGGGCGACGTCGAGAGTTCGGCTGCCGAGCTACCAGGCGTCACGTACGAAGACGTCGGTGGGCTGGACGACGAGCTCGACCAGGTGCGGGAGATGATAGAGTTGCCGATGACACACCCCGAACTGTTCCAGGCGCTCGGTATCGAACCGCCCCAGGGCGTCTTGCTTCACGGCCCTCCGGGGACTGGGAAGACGCTGATAGCGAAGGCGGTCGCCAACGAGATAGACGCCAACTTCTCGACTATCAGCGGGCCGGAGATAATGTCGAAATACCACGGCGAGAGCGAGGAGCGACTCCGTGAAGTGTTCGAAGAGGCCGCCGAGAACGAGCCCGCGATTATCTTCATCGACGAGATCGACTCCATCGCTCCGAAGCGCGACGACACCCAGGGCGAGGTCGAGCGCCGGGTCGTCGCCCAACTGCTCTCGCTGATGGACGGCCTCGAAGAGCGCGGCCAGGTGACTGTCATCGGGACGACGAACCGCGTCGACTCCATCGACAACGCCCTCCGGCGCGGCGGGCGATTCGACCGCGAAATCGAGATCGGTGCGCCCGACACACAGGGCCGGAAGGAAGTTCTCCAGATTCACACCCGCGAGATGCCCATCGCCGAGGACATTGACCTCAACACGTACGCCGACAACACGCACGGCTTCGTCGGCGCGGACCTCGAAAGCTTGGTCCGCGAGTCGGCGATGAACGCACTCCGGCGCGTCCGCCCGGACTTAGACCTCGAAGGCGACGAGATAAGCGCCGAGACGCTTGAGACGCTCGAAGTCACTGAAGGGGATTTCCGTTCGGCGCTTCGGGAGATTGACCCGAGCGCGCTCCGAGAGGTGTTCGTTGAGAAGCCCGACGTGACATGGGACGATGTCGGTGGCCTCGCCGAGACCAAAGAGCGACTGCAGGAAGCCATCGAATGGCCGCTCGCTTACCCCGACGCCTACAAACAAGTTGACCTCCAGTCGACGAAGGGGATTCTGCTGCACGGACCGCCCGGCACCGGCAAGACCCTGCTCGCCAAGGCAGTCGCGAACGAGGCACAGTCGAACTTTATCTCCGTGAAGGGCCCCGAGCTGTTCGATAAGTATGTCGGTGAGAGTGAGAAAGGTGTCCGGGAGATATTCGAGAAAGCGCGCTCGAACGCGCCCACCGTGATATTCTTCGACGAAATCGATGCCATCGCCAGCAAGCGCGGAAGCGGTGGCGGGGACAATCAGGTCGGCGAACGCGTCGTCTCGCAACTGTTGACCGAACTCGATGGGTTAGAGGAGCTCGAAGACGTGGTCGTGGTCGCCGCCACGAACCGGCCAGACCTCATCGACGATGCGCTAACGCGAGCGGGCCGCATCGAGCGCAAGATAGCGGTCGAGGTGCCCGACGAGGCGACTCGGCGCGAGATTCTGACGATTCACACCCGCAAGCGGCCGCTGGCAGACGACGTGGACCTGGACCAGCTAGCCGCCGACATGGACGGTCTCGTGGGGGCGGATGTGGCCGCGCTGTGTCGCGGCGCGGCTACCGCCGCCGTTCGCGAACACGTTCGCTCCCAGTCCGGCGACGAACCGACGGCCGTTGAGGATATTGTCCTCACCCAGGCACATTTCGACGCGGCACTCGCAGAGCTGACAGACGAGTCATAG
- a CDS encoding SWIM zinc finger family protein has product MTTPLDRLQTTNRVRKRAQYEAFEFELRNGSVRVRNGSHADPENHEYTIRIEDDLPTACTCPADMKYSGACKHRVAVAIRQPILDAVRHQQVLADGGVRSRTSSQSHDSEKNSEEPADAEDDACDCADLSGGFPCWECYRSGRRDFPE; this is encoded by the coding sequence ATGACAACACCTCTTGACCGACTCCAAACGACGAATCGTGTTCGAAAACGCGCTCAATACGAAGCCTTCGAGTTCGAACTCCGAAACGGCAGTGTCCGTGTTCGGAACGGGAGTCACGCTGACCCGGAGAATCACGAATACACTATTCGAATCGAAGATGACCTCCCCACGGCATGCACCTGCCCGGCGGACATGAAGTACAGTGGCGCGTGCAAACACCGTGTCGCCGTCGCAATTCGTCAACCGATCCTCGATGCAGTCCGACACCAGCAAGTACTTGCGGACGGCGGCGTGCGCTCTCGAACTTCGAGCCAGTCCCACGATAGCGAGAAGAATTCAGAGGAACCGGCAGACGCAGAAGACGACGCCTGTGACTGCGCGGACCTTTCTGGTGGCTTCCCGTGCTGGGAGTGCTATCGAAGTGGCCGACGAGATTTCCCAGAATAG